One window of bacterium genomic DNA carries:
- a CDS encoding phosphohydrolase, producing MKDQEFAVQGDWMQTYSHEKFWLLHPRPEQISIREIAHALSNICRFYGHTSEMYSVSQHSVAVSENCLPEHALWGLLHDAHEIFMGDITSPMKETLKQLGAGDVLKVIENRLMAAVAARFNLELPVPADVWYADRVLLATEARDLFVGEPVEHWTQRLGCEPLPSHIVPFSPAVAEHRFLRRAAELGVGVM from the coding sequence GTGAAAGACCAAGAGTTCGCGGTGCAGGGCGACTGGATGCAGACCTACAGCCATGAGAAGTTCTGGCTGCTCCACCCGCGTCCCGAGCAGATCAGCATCCGCGAGATCGCACACGCACTCTCGAACATCTGCCGGTTCTACGGGCACACCTCCGAGATGTACTCGGTGTCGCAGCATTCCGTCGCCGTCTCCGAGAACTGCCTCCCCGAGCACGCGCTCTGGGGGCTCCTGCATGACGCCCACGAGATTTTCATGGGCGACATCACCTCGCCCATGAAGGAGACGCTCAAGCAGCTCGGCGCTGGAGACGTGCTCAAAGTCATCGAGAACCGGCTCATGGCCGCCGTCGCGGCCAGGTTCAACCTCGAGCTGCCGGTGCCGGCCGACGTCTGGTACGCCGACCGCGTGCTTCTCGCGACCGAGGCTCGCGACCTCTTCGTCGGCGAGCCCGTCGAGCACTGGACGCAGCGGCTTGGCTGCGAGCCGCTGCCGAGTCACATCGTACCGTTCAGCCCAGCGGTCGCGGAACACAGGTTCCTGCGCCGTGCCGCCGAGCTGGGCGTCGGGGTCATGTAG